The proteins below are encoded in one region of Aquisphaera giovannonii:
- a CDS encoding GH116 family glycosyl hydrolase: MTRKCDCAGACGPQWPEVSRREFIELTGIGAAGAILAGSAGTRTFAAEPAALEAWKATLLDPKARRVYKSGTHDGARMHLGGIGTGNFEIGADGQLTTWQLFNTLRDGEVPFAFVARAGKAARLLQTRGGPDWPRIRKISMTGEYPLATLRFEDPELPVRIELTAFSPFAPLDTKLSSTPAAVFAFRVHNPGGAAQAVSLGALMLNPVGYDAIGPIEDHAHPNFGGNVNEAFDGPAAKGVAFRAVPAAEATIDGEVWIATLSNFKDLTKPHRDWPSGLRVEAHEKPPQGGLTGKEPSRSLIWMEDAPADLSPTWLERAKAAVEAGATLVFSGREMPLLKALGTAPGGGDASRREARPDVVFEDFEDGYKNWKVEGKAFGDVPPAGTLPGQQPVSGFEGKRLVNSFAGGDDTTGRLISRDFAIERPFIRFLIGGGFRPTTQIRLVVEGKVVRTATGRGDERLAPGFWNVGDLAGKTAHLEIVDQQAGPWGHINVDRIVFADRAGDPAVVRLLGELLPTRFRDVVATGPSAVELVGREDRDGAQEGTAGGLKVVSRRVGKGKVAIVLGPILERHHAEIGAARHRAFATLCELIGVAYKAPAAVTPKAPGFGTLALATTGPDATVHPSFDDWGQAWRQFSEHGAFPAAGSSAPATPTAPGKSASGAVASTLTVGPGETAEVAFLLTWHYPNKYNDHGVWMGCHYAAQWQDAAAVARDTAANLAAYREKTERFRRIFYDSTLPYWLLDCLTSQAAILRHVGIVFRIASGDVYGWEGSNGCCDPTCTHVWGYEQSLSRLFPDLERDMRRIDFRHQQLPNGGINNRTYFPSPPRPTGERPFADGHASCILKAYREALNHPDDSWLKDYWPAVKKAVEYLIARDAAGSGGEPDGILRDDQWNTYDEALHGVTAFISGYYLAALRAGEAWARRVGDEAAATRFAAIREKGAENLQTLCWNGEYFEQKLDSYKTMHGEVGPGCMSDQLIGQWWAHQLGLGHLLPKEKVVSALKAVFKHNWKTDLTGWKHMPRAFAGDGDKGLIICTWPKGGRPDHVMLYSDEVWTGIEYQVAAHLIYEGLVEEGLLIAKAARDRYDGINRPPIPRNPWNEIECGGHYARAMSSWSLLLALSGYEYDGPARVLTFAPRLTPENFKAFFCAPEGWGSLVQTRGAEGQRNTISVAEGRFPIAELVLQAAQPPKGVAVTLGGNPVPAASTADGDRVRISLTASRVVTAAEALTVVLS; encoded by the coding sequence ATGACGCGGAAGTGCGATTGCGCGGGGGCGTGCGGGCCGCAGTGGCCCGAGGTCTCGAGGCGAGAGTTCATCGAGCTGACCGGGATCGGCGCCGCGGGGGCGATCCTCGCCGGCTCGGCCGGGACGCGCACCTTCGCCGCGGAGCCGGCCGCGCTCGAGGCATGGAAGGCGACGCTCCTCGACCCGAAGGCCCGCCGCGTCTACAAGTCCGGGACGCACGACGGAGCGCGGATGCACCTGGGCGGGATCGGCACCGGAAACTTCGAGATCGGCGCCGATGGCCAGCTCACCACCTGGCAGCTCTTCAACACGCTCCGCGACGGCGAGGTCCCCTTCGCCTTCGTCGCCCGCGCGGGGAAGGCGGCCCGGCTCCTGCAGACCCGCGGCGGCCCGGACTGGCCCCGGATCCGCAAGATCTCCATGACGGGGGAGTACCCGCTCGCCACCCTCCGCTTCGAGGATCCGGAACTGCCGGTCCGGATCGAGCTGACCGCGTTCTCCCCATTCGCGCCGCTGGACACGAAGCTCTCGTCGACCCCCGCGGCCGTCTTCGCCTTCCGCGTCCACAACCCGGGCGGCGCGGCCCAGGCCGTGTCCCTCGGGGCGCTGATGCTCAACCCGGTCGGCTACGACGCGATCGGCCCCATCGAGGACCACGCGCACCCGAACTTCGGCGGCAACGTCAACGAGGCCTTCGACGGGCCCGCCGCGAAGGGCGTGGCGTTTCGTGCCGTCCCCGCCGCGGAGGCGACGATCGACGGGGAGGTCTGGATCGCGACCCTGTCGAACTTCAAGGACCTGACGAAGCCGCATCGCGACTGGCCCTCGGGCCTGCGCGTCGAGGCGCACGAGAAGCCGCCGCAGGGTGGGCTGACCGGCAAGGAGCCGTCGCGGTCCTTGATCTGGATGGAAGACGCGCCGGCGGACCTGTCGCCGACCTGGCTCGAGCGGGCCAAGGCCGCGGTCGAGGCCGGCGCGACGCTCGTCTTCTCGGGCCGCGAGATGCCGCTGCTGAAGGCCCTCGGCACGGCCCCGGGCGGGGGCGACGCGTCGCGGCGGGAGGCCCGGCCGGATGTGGTCTTCGAGGACTTCGAGGACGGCTACAAGAACTGGAAGGTGGAGGGAAAGGCCTTCGGCGACGTGCCCCCGGCGGGGACTCTCCCGGGCCAGCAGCCGGTGAGCGGCTTCGAGGGGAAGCGGCTGGTGAACTCGTTCGCGGGGGGCGACGACACGACCGGGCGGCTGATCAGCCGGGACTTCGCCATCGAGCGGCCGTTCATCCGCTTCCTCATCGGCGGCGGTTTCCGCCCGACCACGCAGATCCGGCTGGTCGTCGAGGGCAAGGTCGTCCGCACGGCGACGGGCCGCGGCGACGAGCGGCTCGCGCCGGGCTTCTGGAACGTGGGCGACCTCGCCGGCAAGACGGCACACCTGGAGATCGTGGATCAGCAGGCGGGCCCGTGGGGGCACATCAACGTCGATCGCATCGTCTTCGCCGACCGCGCGGGGGACCCCGCGGTCGTCCGGCTCCTCGGCGAGCTGCTCCCGACCCGGTTCCGCGACGTCGTCGCGACCGGCCCGTCGGCCGTGGAGCTGGTCGGCCGCGAGGATCGCGACGGGGCCCAGGAGGGCACGGCCGGCGGCCTGAAGGTCGTGAGCCGCCGCGTCGGCAAGGGGAAGGTCGCGATCGTCCTCGGGCCGATCCTGGAACGCCATCACGCCGAGATCGGGGCCGCCCGCCACCGGGCCTTCGCGACCCTCTGCGAGTTGATCGGCGTGGCCTACAAGGCGCCGGCCGCCGTCACGCCGAAGGCGCCCGGGTTCGGCACCCTGGCGCTGGCCACGACCGGCCCGGATGCCACGGTCCATCCGTCGTTCGACGACTGGGGCCAGGCCTGGCGGCAGTTCTCCGAGCACGGGGCCTTCCCCGCGGCCGGCTCCTCGGCCCCCGCGACGCCGACGGCACCCGGCAAGTCCGCGTCGGGCGCCGTGGCCTCCACGTTGACGGTCGGGCCCGGGGAGACGGCCGAGGTCGCGTTCCTGCTGACGTGGCACTATCCCAACAAGTACAACGATCACGGCGTCTGGATGGGGTGCCATTACGCCGCCCAGTGGCAGGACGCCGCCGCCGTGGCCCGCGACACTGCGGCCAACCTGGCCGCGTACCGGGAGAAGACGGAGCGGTTCCGCCGGATCTTCTACGACAGCACGCTGCCGTACTGGCTCCTGGACTGCCTGACGTCGCAGGCCGCGATCCTGCGGCACGTCGGCATCGTCTTCCGGATCGCCAGCGGCGACGTCTACGGCTGGGAGGGCTCCAACGGCTGCTGCGACCCGACCTGCACCCACGTCTGGGGCTACGAGCAGAGCCTGTCCCGGCTCTTCCCCGACCTGGAGCGGGACATGCGGCGGATCGACTTCCGCCACCAGCAACTGCCGAACGGCGGGATCAACAACCGGACCTATTTCCCCTCGCCGCCGAGGCCCACCGGCGAGCGGCCCTTCGCCGACGGCCACGCGAGCTGCATCCTGAAGGCCTACCGCGAGGCGCTCAACCATCCCGACGATTCGTGGCTGAAGGACTACTGGCCGGCCGTGAAGAAGGCCGTGGAGTACCTGATCGCCCGCGACGCGGCCGGCTCCGGCGGCGAGCCCGACGGCATCCTCCGGGACGACCAGTGGAACACGTACGACGAGGCCCTCCACGGCGTCACCGCGTTCATCAGCGGCTACTACCTCGCCGCCCTCCGCGCCGGCGAGGCCTGGGCACGCCGCGTCGGCGACGAGGCGGCCGCGACGCGGTTCGCCGCCATCCGCGAGAAGGGGGCGGAGAACCTCCAGACGCTCTGCTGGAACGGCGAGTACTTCGAGCAGAAGCTCGACTCCTACAAGACGATGCACGGCGAGGTCGGCCCCGGCTGCATGAGCGACCAGCTCATCGGCCAGTGGTGGGCGCACCAGCTCGGACTCGGCCACCTGCTGCCGAAGGAGAAGGTCGTCTCGGCCCTGAAGGCCGTCTTCAAGCACAACTGGAAGACGGACCTCACCGGCTGGAAGCACATGCCGCGGGCCTTCGCGGGCGACGGCGACAAGGGCCTCATCATCTGCACCTGGCCGAAGGGCGGCCGCCCGGACCACGTCATGCTCTACTCCGACGAGGTCTGGACGGGCATCGAGTACCAGGTCGCCGCGCACCTGATCTACGAGGGACTGGTCGAGGAGGGCCTGTTGATCGCCAAGGCGGCCCGCGACCGCTACGACGGCATCAACCGCCCGCCGATCCCCCGCAACCCCTGGAACGAGATCGAGTGCGGCGGACACTACGCCCGCGCCATGTCGTCCTGGTCCCTCCTCCTCGCGCTCTCCGGATACGAGTACGACGGCCCGGCCCGCGTGCTGACGTTCGCCCCCCGGCTGACGCCCGAGAACTTCAAGGCCTTCTTCTGCGCGCCGGAGGGTTGGGGCTCGCTGGTCCAGACCCGCGGCGCGGAGGGCCAGCGCAACACGATCTCCGTGGCCGAGGGGAGATTCCCCATCGCCGAGCTCGTCCTCCAGGCGGCCCAGCCGCCGAAGGGCGTGGCCGTCACCCTGGGCGGCAACCCCGTCCCCGCGGCCTCCACGGCGGACGGAGACCGCGTGAGGATCTCCCTGACGGCGTCCCGGGTCGTCACGGCAGCGGAGGCGCTCACGGTCGTGCTGAGCTGA
- a CDS encoding Uma2 family endonuclease, with amino-acid sequence MSTMTPRPSPVPIPPLKDGEVLTRDEFERRYDAMPDLKKAELIEGVVYVASSVSLIEHGSPHTDLSCWLGSYRASTTGVIAGDNSSVRLDLGNEPQPDLLMMIHPDRGGQARLVKGGFADGAPELVAEIAASSAGLERGKKRLVYERHGVREYLIWRVRDAAFDWFILRDGRFEDLAPNADGTLRNEVFPGVWMDPEALLRGDLAGVLAVLQRGIASPEHAAFLERLGRA; translated from the coding sequence ATGAGCACAATGACCCCTCGCCCCTCTCCGGTCCCGATCCCTCCGCTGAAGGACGGCGAGGTCCTCACGCGCGACGAGTTCGAGCGCCGCTACGACGCGATGCCGGACCTCAAGAAGGCGGAGCTCATCGAAGGAGTCGTCTACGTAGCCTCCTCGGTCAGCCTCATCGAGCATGGCAGCCCGCACACCGATCTCTCTTGCTGGCTGGGCTCCTACAGGGCGTCGACTACCGGGGTGATAGCCGGAGACAACAGCAGCGTTCGCCTCGACCTCGGGAACGAGCCCCAGCCCGACCTGCTCATGATGATCCACCCGGATCGCGGCGGCCAGGCCCGGCTCGTCAAGGGCGGCTTCGCCGATGGGGCCCCGGAGCTCGTCGCTGAGATCGCCGCCAGCAGCGCCGGCCTGGAGCGCGGCAAGAAGCGGCTCGTCTATGAGCGCCACGGCGTCCGCGAGTATCTAATCTGGCGCGTCCGCGATGCCGCCTTCGACTGGTTCATCCTCCGCGACGGCCGCTTCGAGGACCTCGCCCCGAACGCCGACGGCACGCTCCGCAACGAGGTTTTCCCGGGGGTGTGGATGGACCCCGAGGCCCTGCTACGCGGCGATTTGGCCGGCGTCCTGGCGGTGCTCCAGCGGGGGATCGCCTCGCCGGAGCACGCCGCGTTCCTGGAGCGCCTGGGCCGCGCGTGA
- a CDS encoding transposase, with the protein MSSHGPSNWDGARQRPSGVTNAATFEGYVEQVLVPELKPGDVVARDNLKPHQSEAAVAALEVARARDVPLPPWSPDMTPIEEMISKVKGAMRSMVAWTAEAVDAVFASGLQDLTPQDIFG; encoded by the coding sequence GTGTCAAGTCACGGCCCCTCGAACTGGGACGGTGCCCGGCAGCGGCCTTCGGGCGTCACCAACGCCGCGACGTTCGAGGGCTACGTGGAGCAGGTGTTGGTCCCGGAACTGAAGCCGGGCGACGTGGTGGCCCGGGACAACCTCAAGCCGCACCAGTCGGAGGCGGCGGTCGCGGCGTTGGAGGTGGCCCGGGCGAGGGACGTGCCGCTGCCGCCGTGGAGCCCCGACATGACGCCGATCGAGGAGATGATCTCGAAGGTGAAGGGGGCGATGAGGTCGATGGTGGCGTGGACCGCCGAGGCGGTTGATGCGGTGTTCGCCTCCGGCCTGCAGGATCTGACGCCACAGGACATCTTCGGATGA
- a CDS encoding acyltransferase family protein: MVYFGSLQKLRAVAALCVVCFHTQCYLHLICGKSGTVFRVFDPRFRYGAWFFFALSGFLMAFLIDAGSGRFLVRRLARIYPSFWLAVASTIVLKVLLFGSVSYPKLLVGMSLLPMGRAAPDQKYVLLVEWTLIYEVFFYAACSAFALGRLRRAFPYFLAAWAAVLVAANYRATGTLDLLMLPSWRRVATSPYNLLFVIGALSFHLSRHLGGWPRLAQAGSAAVAAGAFTATCYVRSDGLHAAFMGVGFSAIIVLATLRDRGRRGPAPRPGLLERLGDHSYGLYLVHGSVITIVMAKASQDYGLEGSHFLGAFALAAALAVGWYFGEVDLMIHRALKRHFGKPRQEGAGARFGPAFAPLGQRGRIPTRRSLAASAGTPRLGGGRVDAGEPMHDAPRRS, from the coding sequence ATGGTGTATTTCGGGTCCCTCCAGAAGCTGCGCGCCGTCGCCGCGCTCTGCGTGGTGTGCTTCCACACGCAATGCTACCTCCACCTGATCTGCGGGAAGTCCGGCACGGTCTTCCGCGTCTTCGACCCGCGATTCCGTTACGGCGCCTGGTTCTTCTTCGCGCTGAGCGGGTTCCTCATGGCGTTCCTGATCGACGCCGGATCCGGTCGGTTCCTTGTTCGTCGCCTGGCCCGGATCTACCCGTCCTTCTGGCTCGCGGTGGCGAGCACGATCGTGCTGAAGGTCCTCCTGTTCGGCTCGGTCTCGTATCCGAAATTGCTCGTCGGCATGAGCTTGCTGCCGATGGGCCGCGCGGCCCCGGACCAGAAGTACGTCCTCCTGGTCGAATGGACGCTGATCTACGAGGTCTTCTTCTACGCCGCCTGCTCGGCCTTCGCCCTCGGCCGGCTGCGGCGGGCTTTCCCCTACTTCCTGGCCGCGTGGGCGGCGGTCCTGGTGGCGGCGAACTACCGGGCGACCGGGACGCTCGATCTCTTGATGTTGCCGTCCTGGAGGCGGGTCGCCACCTCGCCGTACAACCTCCTGTTCGTGATCGGGGCGTTGAGCTTCCACCTCTCCCGCCATCTCGGCGGGTGGCCGCGATTGGCCCAGGCGGGCAGTGCCGCGGTCGCCGCGGGGGCGTTCACGGCCACCTGCTACGTCCGGTCCGATGGCCTTCACGCGGCCTTCATGGGCGTGGGCTTCTCCGCGATCATCGTGCTGGCCACGCTGAGGGATCGCGGCCGGCGTGGCCCGGCGCCACGGCCGGGCCTGCTGGAGCGGTTGGGGGACCATTCTTACGGCCTCTACCTCGTACACGGGTCGGTCATCACGATCGTCATGGCGAAGGCCAGCCAGGATTATGGCCTGGAAGGCTCCCACTTCCTTGGGGCATTCGCCCTTGCGGCCGCGCTGGCGGTCGGCTGGTATTTCGGCGAAGTCGACCTGATGATCCACCGCGCCCTCAAGCGGCATTTCGGGAAGCCGCGGCAGGAAGGGGCCGGCGCCAGGTTCGGTCCCGCGTTCGCGCCGCTGGGGCAGCGGGGGCGGATCCCGACGCGACGTTCCCTCGCCGCTTCCGCCGGGACGCCGCGCCTCGGGGGGGGCCGCGTCGACGCGGGCGAGCCCATGCACGACGCCCCGCGTCGGTCCTGA
- a CDS encoding MBL fold metallo-hydrolase RNA specificity domain-containing protein has protein sequence MRITFHGAARQVTGSAHLLEIGPYRLLLDCGLFDSDRIDPDSPNRKLPFDPRSLDAVIVSHAHNDHIGRLPFLVKQGYDGPFYCTSATADVTGVMLRDSARIQREDVRNAATSHPHLEHVDPLFDLLHVEWVVERMRRLPYGEPTEIVPGVALTLHEAGHILGSAIVQLDYREGGRDRRFVFTGDLGRRNTSLLPDPAVVKDIDILVSESTYGNRELDPYERLMKQLHAIIARATRLRGKVVIPAFSLGRTQRMVYCLQELFAVHKARPIPIYVDSPLANRLTDIHRDHPDAYTPHAREIMDKDPLYFGSRYVEYCQSFEDSRRLNYLNGPMVIISSSGMCEAGRIRHHLRHVVADPENAVVIVSYQAEGTLGRQISEGVERIQILDRWYDLNAAVYVLDGFSGHADRNDLAAWYEQTGGGIEHGFLVHGEPESMEALAPLLQPHVKTPVRIPEVHESFEV, from the coding sequence TTGCGAATCACGTTCCATGGGGCGGCCCGGCAGGTCACCGGGAGTGCGCACCTCCTGGAGATCGGCCCGTATCGCCTGCTGCTCGATTGCGGCCTGTTCGACTCCGACCGCATCGACCCGGATAGCCCCAACCGGAAGCTCCCGTTCGATCCCCGCTCGCTCGACGCGGTGATCGTCTCGCACGCGCACAACGACCACATCGGCCGGCTCCCCTTCCTGGTGAAGCAGGGCTACGACGGGCCGTTCTACTGCACGTCGGCCACCGCGGACGTCACCGGCGTCATGCTCCGGGACAGCGCGCGGATCCAGCGCGAGGACGTCCGCAATGCGGCGACCAGCCATCCGCACCTGGAGCACGTGGATCCCCTGTTCGACCTGCTGCACGTGGAGTGGGTCGTGGAGAGGATGCGCCGGCTGCCGTACGGGGAGCCGACGGAGATCGTGCCGGGCGTCGCTCTGACGCTCCACGAGGCGGGCCACATCCTGGGCTCGGCCATCGTCCAGCTCGATTACCGGGAGGGGGGCAGGGACCGCCGGTTCGTCTTCACGGGCGACCTCGGCCGCCGGAACACCAGCCTGCTCCCGGACCCTGCGGTCGTCAAGGACATCGACATCCTGGTCTCCGAGAGCACCTACGGCAACCGCGAGCTCGACCCGTACGAGCGACTGATGAAGCAGCTCCACGCCATCATCGCGAGGGCGACCCGCCTCCGCGGCAAGGTGGTGATCCCGGCCTTCAGCCTGGGGCGGACGCAGCGGATGGTCTACTGCCTCCAGGAGCTCTTCGCCGTCCACAAGGCCCGCCCCATCCCCATCTACGTGGACAGCCCGCTGGCCAACCGCCTGACGGACATCCACCGCGACCACCCCGACGCCTACACGCCCCACGCGCGGGAGATCATGGACAAGGACCCGCTCTACTTCGGGTCGCGGTACGTCGAGTACTGCCAGTCGTTCGAGGACTCGCGGCGGCTGAACTACCTGAACGGCCCGATGGTGATCATCTCGTCCTCGGGGATGTGCGAGGCCGGCCGGATCCGCCACCACCTGCGGCACGTCGTCGCCGACCCGGAGAACGCCGTGGTGATCGTGAGCTACCAGGCCGAGGGGACGCTCGGCCGGCAGATCTCCGAGGGCGTGGAGCGGATCCAGATCCTCGACCGCTGGTACGACCTCAACGCCGCGGTCTACGTCCTGGACGGCTTCTCCGGCCACGCCGACCGCAACGACCTGGCCGCCTGGTACGAGCAGACCGGCGGCGGAATCGAGCACGGCTTCCTCGTCCACGGCGAGCCCGAGTCCATGGAAGCGCTCGCGCCGCTCCTCCAGCCCCACGTCAAGACGCCCGTCCGCATCCCCGAGGTGCACGAGTCCTTCGAGGTCTGA
- a CDS encoding SDR family oxidoreductase produces the protein MAGRFEGKVALVTGAGSGIGLASSLAFAREGARVVASDVLRDEGEAAARRIAEAGGQARFVPADVTRAAEVESLVRRAVEAFGRLDFAFNNAGMEGPGVPTHEHSEDDWDRVLAANLKGVWLCMSAEIPVMLARGGGAIVNAASALGLVAVPNAAAYCAAKHAVVGLTRAAALDYARSNLRVNAVCPGYIRTPMIDRVIARDPEAEARMHLAEPVGRLGTPEEVAEAVLWLCSDAASFVTGHALAIDGGLVAR, from the coding sequence ATGGCGGGCCGGTTCGAGGGGAAGGTTGCGCTGGTGACCGGGGCGGGGTCGGGGATCGGCCTGGCCTCGTCGCTGGCGTTCGCCCGCGAGGGGGCGCGAGTCGTCGCGTCGGACGTCCTGCGAGACGAGGGCGAAGCCGCGGCACGGCGGATCGCCGAGGCCGGCGGCCAGGCCCGGTTCGTGCCCGCGGACGTGACCCGGGCGGCCGAGGTGGAGTCGCTGGTCCGCCGGGCGGTCGAGGCGTTCGGCCGGCTGGACTTCGCCTTCAACAACGCCGGCATGGAGGGGCCCGGCGTCCCGACCCACGAGCACTCGGAGGATGACTGGGACCGCGTCCTCGCCGCCAACCTCAAGGGCGTCTGGCTCTGCATGAGCGCGGAGATCCCGGTCATGCTGGCGCGGGGCGGCGGGGCGATCGTCAATGCGGCGTCGGCGCTGGGGCTGGTCGCCGTCCCGAACGCCGCGGCCTACTGCGCGGCCAAGCACGCGGTGGTTGGCCTGACCCGGGCCGCCGCGCTCGACTACGCCCGGTCGAATTTGCGGGTCAACGCGGTCTGCCCGGGCTACATCCGGACGCCGATGATCGACCGGGTGATCGCCCGCGACCCGGAGGCGGAGGCGAGGATGCACCTGGCCGAGCCGGTGGGCCGGCTGGGCACGCCGGAGGAGGTCGCCGAGGCGGTGCTCTGGCTCTGCTCGGATGCGGCCTCCTTCGTCACGGGCCATGCCCTGGCGATCGACGGCGGCCTGGTCGCCCGCTGA
- a CDS encoding phospholipase effector Tle1 domain-containing protein, with amino-acid sequence MKRIVLCFGGTWNTPADESAGVDDGVETNVRRCFRSVEGRGADGISQEARCNEGVGTEAPNELAGGAFGAGLDSHILEGYRHLVETYEEGDKDYDIAQWSPLETPRQVLEQRGFCGAHADVGGGHADRSLSDLSLRWMQDRAAEAGLGLSPVPLGPYNFRGTLTDSFAVFLNGLYQGVRPAYFRPVVRTEFGNEVLDPTIELRRRDATRAYRPENEGLPTLSA; translated from the coding sequence ATGAAACGGATCGTGCTCTGCTTCGGTGGGACATGGAACACGCCCGCCGACGAGTCGGCCGGCGTGGACGACGGCGTGGAGACGAACGTGCGTCGCTGCTTCCGTTCCGTGGAGGGGCGAGGGGCGGACGGGATCTCCCAGGAGGCCCGGTGCAACGAAGGGGTCGGGACGGAGGCGCCGAACGAGCTGGCCGGCGGCGCCTTCGGTGCCGGCCTGGACTCCCACATCCTGGAGGGCTACAGGCACCTGGTCGAGACCTATGAGGAAGGCGACAAGGACTACGACATCGCGCAGTGGTCCCCGCTGGAGACGCCCCGGCAGGTGCTCGAGCAGCGCGGGTTCTGCGGGGCCCATGCGGACGTCGGTGGCGGGCACGCGGACCGGAGCCTCTCGGACCTGTCCCTCCGCTGGATGCAGGATCGGGCGGCCGAGGCCGGCCTGGGCCTCTCGCCCGTCCCTCTGGGTCCTTACAACTTCAGGGGGACGCTGACCGATTCCTTCGCCGTCTTCCTCAACGGCCTCTACCAGGGCGTGAGGCCCGCCTACTTCAGGCCGGTCGTGAGGACCGAGTTCGGCAACGAGGTGCTCGATCCCACCATCGAGCTGCGGCGGCGGGACGCGACGCGGGCGTACCGGCCGGAGAACGAAGGGCTGCCCACGCTGTCGGCGTAG
- a CDS encoding ArnT family glycosyltransferase, translated as MALIARRDLRSDRGWSRILPGPSPSRHPGLLSPRTIETGPAQERERSAPPGRGPRDLRLCGAREGVEPGWDDGRVRRWVLVFLSLGVAMRLLRYALNFPLWNDEGYLALNILERDFAGLCRPLDYGQVCPLLFLWAVKAASLALGFSEWSLRLVPALASIASLFAFRHVAGRLLRGSSLALAVAVLAIGYTPVRYAGEVKPYATDLLAALGLIALAVEWLRRPERAGPLWGLAALGPVAIGISNPSIFVAASVGLVLAVPVLKTRSRHNLAALAVFGLASCATFLGLLAWINGPQGDHVKGWMGLYWANAFPPRSPGALLGWLVAAHTSHMFAYPAGGDHGSSTLTTCLVLAAVVAYLRRGPGRVLALLLAPFALGLAAAAMGRYPYGGSARTMQYVAPSIILMAGLGAAALLARLPRPSWRERSPRWALLAMLIGGLGQMAWDLAYPCKDVFFLESRALARRFWAEESEGAEVACARTDLRLPLDPLRWEADRAVMYLCHQAIYSPRHAAGIRPRLDRVGAKHPLRVVVFNETPTEAAAVPRWLRAAGGRFQLRARREHRLDLEFRRGRRVSGDRYVVYDLVPSEAGPRPAPGPGSPEVGTVATTDVSRGGETADRPIRGAGGDVEDD; from the coding sequence ATGGCCTTGATCGCGCGGCGGGATCTTCGCAGCGACCGCGGGTGGTCCCGCATCCTGCCCGGGCCGTCCCCGAGCCGTCATCCCGGCCTTCTCTCGCCGCGGACGATCGAGACCGGCCCGGCGCAGGAACGGGAGCGATCGGCCCCTCCCGGCCGCGGGCCGCGCGACCTTCGCCTCTGCGGGGCGAGGGAGGGCGTCGAACCGGGGTGGGACGACGGCCGCGTCCGGCGATGGGTCCTCGTCTTCCTGTCGCTCGGCGTCGCGATGCGCCTGCTCCGGTACGCGCTGAACTTCCCGCTCTGGAACGACGAGGGGTACCTCGCGCTGAACATCCTGGAGCGGGACTTCGCGGGACTGTGCCGGCCATTGGACTACGGGCAGGTCTGCCCCCTGCTCTTCCTCTGGGCGGTGAAGGCGGCCAGCCTGGCCCTCGGCTTCAGCGAATGGTCCCTGCGCCTCGTGCCCGCGCTCGCCTCGATTGCGAGCCTCTTCGCCTTCCGCCACGTCGCGGGCCGGCTGCTCCGGGGCAGCTCGCTGGCGCTGGCGGTCGCGGTCCTCGCGATCGGCTACACGCCCGTCCGCTATGCGGGCGAGGTGAAGCCTTATGCGACCGACCTCCTCGCGGCGCTCGGCCTGATCGCCCTGGCCGTGGAATGGCTCCGACGGCCCGAGCGGGCCGGTCCCCTCTGGGGCCTGGCGGCGCTGGGGCCGGTCGCCATCGGGATCTCGAACCCGTCGATCTTCGTCGCGGCGTCCGTGGGGCTGGTGCTGGCGGTCCCGGTCCTGAAGACGCGATCGCGGCACAACTTGGCGGCGCTGGCCGTGTTCGGCCTGGCGAGCTGCGCGACGTTCCTGGGGCTGCTCGCCTGGATCAACGGCCCGCAGGGCGACCACGTCAAGGGCTGGATGGGCCTGTACTGGGCCAACGCCTTCCCGCCGCGATCGCCGGGCGCGTTGCTCGGGTGGCTCGTCGCCGCGCACACCAGCCACATGTTCGCCTATCCCGCCGGAGGGGACCACGGCTCCAGCACGCTGACGACGTGCCTTGTCCTCGCGGCGGTCGTCGCCTACCTGCGGCGCGGGCCGGGTCGGGTGCTGGCGCTCCTGCTGGCCCCGTTCGCGCTCGGGCTGGCCGCCGCCGCGATGGGCCGGTATCCCTACGGCGGCAGCGCCCGGACGATGCAGTACGTCGCCCCTTCCATCATCCTGATGGCCGGCCTCGGGGCCGCGGCGCTGCTCGCGCGGCTGCCGCGGCCGAGTTGGCGCGAGCGGTCGCCCCGCTGGGCCCTCCTGGCGATGCTGATCGGCGGCCTGGGGCAGATGGCCTGGGACCTGGCGTACCCCTGCAAGGATGTCTTCTTCCTGGAGAGCCGCGCCCTCGCCCGGCGGTTCTGGGCGGAGGAGTCCGAGGGCGCCGAGGTCGCGTGCGCCCGGACCGACCTCCGCCTGCCGCTCGACCCTCTGCGCTGGGAAGCGGACCGCGCGGTCATGTACCTCTGCCACCAGGCCATCTACTCGCCGCGACATGCCGCCGGGATCCGCCCGCGGCTCGACCGCGTCGGCGCGAAGCATCCGCTGCGCGTCGTGGTCTTCAACGAGACGCCGACCGAGGCCGCCGCCGTCCCCCGGTGGCTCCGCGCCGCCGGGGGCCGATTCCAGTTGCGGGCGCGGCGGGAGCATCGCCTGGACCTGGAGTTCCGCCGCGGCCGCAGGGTTTCCGGCGACCGCTACGTCGTCTACGACCTCGTCCCTTCCGAGGCGGGCCCGCGACCGGCCCCCGGCCCGGGATCGCCGGAGGTCGGGACGGTCGCGACGACCGACGTGTCCCGGGGCGGCGAAACCGCGGACCGGCCGATCCGTGGGGCCGGCGGGGACGTCGAAGATGATTGA